In Raphanus sativus cultivar WK10039 chromosome 5, ASM80110v3, whole genome shotgun sequence, the following proteins share a genomic window:
- the LOC130495194 gene encoding uncharacterized protein LOC130495194: MRRLGSSIVGLCLDFQVFPVATCGRSVWIERCVVVVRVTGNAYFALINELIQCSGDFPCPLLGVFGVSMRQWVTRFCAVFSLYMWVRFNGCRRSQGVGSEEDILQVCFSNDGIVAWTLALVPSGVNMSGVFGRSML, from the exons ATGAGGCGTCTGGGTTCGTCGATTGTCGGGTTGTGTCTCGATTTTCAGGTTTTCCCAGTGGCAACGTGTGGTAGGAGTGTGTGGATTGAACGGTGCGTTGTGGTAGTGCGTGTCACCGGAAATGCTTATTTTGCTCTGATTAATGAGCTAATCCAATGTTCCGGTGATTTTCCTTGTCCACTCCTTGGAGTTTTTGGTG TCTCCATGCGGCAGTGGGTCACTCGGTTCTGTGCGGTCTTCTCCCTCTATATGTGGGTTCGGTTCAATGGGTGTAGACGGTCCCAAGGGGTCGGGTCTGAAGAAGACATTCTTCAGGTCTGCTTTTCGAACGACGGCATCGTCGCATGGACACTTGCTCTCGTGCCTTCAGGGGTGAATATGTCTGGTGTTTTTGGTAGGTCCATGCTTTGA
- the LOC108856619 gene encoding zinc finger CCCH domain-containing protein 12, translating to MSHHHHRRDSGGDVVHVIPTTNNPPPENWFPNLGDTSVWATEDDYNRVWASNPDGDNNNNGPPPNKKTRGSPSPSAASNRTKAIGKMFFKTKLCCKFRAGTCPYVTNCNFAHTVEELRRPPPNWQEIVAAHEEEGSPSREEFQIPSLVSTGEESGRSSFKGRHCKKYYTEEGCPYGESCTFMHDEASRNRESVAISLGPGGGYGGGGGSGIQIVKPSNWKTRICNKWEITGYCPFGAKCHFAHGAAELHRFGGGPVEGEGKDGVSPNSEVKQTGPNPKGDSDTTTTTLLSPGVPHNSDAGYHSGVALQRASSAVTQKPGIRTHQKWKGPGKISLIYGDWVDDIE from the exons ATGAGTCATCACCACCACCGGCGTGATTCCGGCGGAGATGTAGTCCACGTGATCCCCACCACAAACAACCCTCCGCCGGAGAATTGGTTCCCCAATCTCGGCGACACCTCCGTATGGGCCACGGAAGACGACTACAACCGCGTCTGGGCTTCGAACCCCGACggcgacaacaacaacaacggtCCTCCTCCGAACAAGAAAACTCGAGGCTCTCCGTCGCCGTCGGCGGCGAGCAACCGCACCAAGGCGATCGGGAAAATGTTCTTCAAGACGAAGCTGTGCTGCAAGTTCCGAGCGGGGACGTGTCCGTACGTGACGAACTGCAACTTCGCTCACACCGTGGAGGAGCTTCGCCGGCCGCCGCCCAACTGGCAGGAGATCGTGGCGGCTCACGAGGAGGAGGGAAGTCCGAGTAGGGAAGAGTTTCAGATCCCGTCTCTGGTGTCGACGGGGGAGGAGAGTGGGAGGTCGTCGTTTAAAGGAAGGCATTGCAAGAAGTATTACACAGAGGAAGGGTGTCCTTATGGTGAGAGCTGTACTTTTATGCACGATGAGGCTTCAAGGAATAGAGAAAGCGTTGCTATTAGTTTAGGCCCTGGTGGCGGttacggtggtggtggtggaagtGGGATTCAGATTGTGAAGCCTTCAAATTGGAAGACAAGGATTTGTAATAAATGGGAGATTACTGGCTATTGTCCCTTTGGTGCTAAGTGCCATTTTGCTCACGGAGCTGCAG AGTTGCATAGATTTGGTGGAGGACCCGTAGAAGGAGAAGGCAAAGACGGAGTATCACCCAATTCAGAAGTAAAGCAAACAGGACCAAACCCGAAAGGAGATTCAGACACAACAACAACGACACTTTTATCTCCAGGAGTTCCACATAATTCAGACGCTGGTTACCACAGTGGAGTCGCATTGCAACGAGCTTCTAGTGCGGTGACGCAGAAGCCTGGGATCAGAACACATCAGAAATGGAAAGGACCCGGGAAAATCAGTCTGATATACGGTGATTGGGTTGACGATATTGAATGA